The region CGACCTCCGCCGCGGCGTCCTTCAGCCGCATCCCGCTCTCCTTGAGGCGCAGCACCTGTGCGACGGCGGCGTCGAGGTCGGCGAGCACCGGCGCCGCGCCCTCGACGACGATCACGATCTCGCCCTTCACGCCCGCGCGGGCCCAGTCGAGCAGCTCGGCGGCCGTGCCGCGCCGCACCTCCTCGAAGCGCTTCGTGAGCTCGCGCGCGACGGCGATGCGCCGGCCGGGCATGGCGCGGTCGATCGCCTCGACCGACTCGGCGAGCCGGTGGGGCGCTTCGAAGAGCACGACGGTGCGCTCCTCGCGAGCGATGGAGGCGAGCATGCGGTCGCGCTCCCCCGCCTTCCGCGGCAGGAAGCCGTCGAACGCGAAGCGGTCGGTGGGCAGGCCCGAGAGCGCGAGTGCCGTGAGCACCGCGGAGGGCCCGGGCAGGCACGACACCTCGACGCCCGCGGCGACGGCGGCCTGCACGAGCCGGAAGCCGGGGTCGCTCACGGTCGGCATGCCGGCGTCGGTGAGCACGAGCACGTCGCCCTCGCGAGCGCGCTCGACGAGCGCGGGCGAAGCGGCCTCCTCGTTGTGCTCGTGGAGCGCGACGAGCTGCGGCTGCGCGTCGATGCCGAGGGCGCGGAGGAGCTGGCGGGCCGTGCGGGTGTCCTCGGCGGCGATGACCGGCACCGTGGCGAGCGCTTCGCGCAGCCGCCCGCTCGCATCGCCGAGGTTGCCGATGGGCGTCGCCCCGAGGATGATCACCCGGCCAGGCTAGCCCGCGGCGACCGCCAGGCTTCGACACGCTCAGCCACCGAGGAGCGATGCGACAATCGGGCGTGTGACCCTGCCCCGCACCGCCGACGACGCCGACGGCGTCGACGACCGCGACGACGTCGAGGCGGCGGCCGAGCCCGCGCCCTCGCGCCGATCCGGCCGGGCCGGCGGGCGGCTCACCGCCGCGTACGCCTCCGTCGAGCGGCGCTTGCTCGAGCCGGGCATCCGTCGCCGCGTCGAGATCGGCGCGCCAGTCGCCATCCTCGCGCTCGCCGCGCTCGTGCGGCTCACGAACCTCGGCCACCCGGGTGTGCTCGTCTTCGACGAGACGTACTACGTCAAGGAGGGCTGGTCGACCTGGCAGCTCGGCTACGAGGGCGAGTGGGTCGAGGGCAGCGACGAGCGCTTCGAGGCGGGCGACCCCGGCGGCCTCACCGACGAGCCGGACTACGTCGTGCACCCGCCGCTCGGCAAGTGGATCATCGGCATGGCGATGGCCGTGTTCGGCATGGCCGACCCGTTCTGGTGGCGGCTGCCGAGCGCCCTCGCCGGCATCGCCGTCGTCGGCCTGACCTACGCGGTCGCGCGCGGGCTGCTGCGCTCGGTCGCGTTCGCGAGCCTCGCGGGCTTCCTCGTGGCGATCGACGGGCTCGCGATCGTCATGAGCCGCACGGCGCTGCTCGACGGGGTGCTCGCGATGTTCGTGCTCGCGGGCGCTGGCGCGCTGCTCATCGACCGGCGCGGCTCCCCCGCGCGCACCGTGCGCGCCCTCGCCGACCGGCCGCAGCGCATCCTCGCCGCCTTCTGGAACCGGCCGTGGATCATCGTCGCCGGAGTGCTGCTCGGCGCCGCGTGCGCGACGAAGTGGTCGGGCGCCGCCTTCCTCGCCGCGTTCGGCCTGTGGACCGTGGCTCTCGACGCGCTCGACCGGCGCCGCGCCGGCTACCGCTCCCCGTGGCTCGGCACGCTGCTCTCGCAAGCGCCGGCGAGCTTCGTGCTGCTGTGCGGGCCGGCGCTCGTCGTCTACGTCGCGAGCTACGCCGGCTGGTTCGACGGCGGCTGGGGCTCGCAGCTCATGCTCGAGCGCGCCGACCTGCGCTGGGGCGGGCTGCTCGCGTGGGTGCCGCTCGGCCTGCAGTCGCTGTGGCAGTACCACGTGCAGCAGTTCGGCTTCCACGTCGGCCTCACGAACGACCACAGCTACCAGTCGCCGGCGTTCGAGTGGTTCTACCTCGGCCGCCCGACGGGCTTCGAGATG is a window of Agrococcus sp. Marseille-Q4369 DNA encoding:
- the rsmI gene encoding 16S rRNA (cytidine(1402)-2'-O)-methyltransferase, translating into MIILGATPIGNLGDASGRLREALATVPVIAAEDTRTARQLLRALGIDAQPQLVALHEHNEEAASPALVERAREGDVLVLTDAGMPTVSDPGFRLVQAAVAAGVEVSCLPGPSAVLTALALSGLPTDRFAFDGFLPRKAGERDRMLASIAREERTVVLFEAPHRLAESVEAIDRAMPGRRIAVARELTKRFEEVRRGTAAELLDWARAGVKGEIVIVVEGAAPVLADLDAAVAQVLRLKESGMRLKDAAAEVAEATGHPRNALYQAALAHPPA
- a CDS encoding phospholipid carrier-dependent glycosyltransferase, translated to MTLPRTADDADGVDDRDDVEAAAEPAPSRRSGRAGGRLTAAYASVERRLLEPGIRRRVEIGAPVAILALAALVRLTNLGHPGVLVFDETYYVKEGWSTWQLGYEGEWVEGSDERFEAGDPGGLTDEPDYVVHPPLGKWIIGMAMAVFGMADPFWWRLPSALAGIAVVGLTYAVARGLLRSVAFASLAGFLVAIDGLAIVMSRTALLDGVLAMFVLAGAGALLIDRRGSPARTVRALADRPQRILAAFWNRPWIIVAGVLLGAACATKWSGAAFLAAFGLWTVALDALDRRRAGYRSPWLGTLLSQAPASFVLLCGPALVVYVASYAGWFDGGWGSQLMLERADLRWGGLLAWVPLGLQSLWQYHVQQFGFHVGLTNDHSYQSPAFEWFYLGRPTGFEMVSGAEGTWWVTALPNLLVWYASVVALGVLLFHFGRSLDRRAGFLLVAVAAGYLPWLLVPERTIFFFYAIVMLPFMVIGLAHALQLLVGPRRVAADASTRLEVDVAVAVAPPAGIDDGAERRAAGWAVVVVIVVVAIAVSLWFMPVWYGIQLESDLIRLRYWPPTWPGR